One Streptomyces sp. RPA4-2 genomic window carries:
- a CDS encoding S8 family serine peptidase yields MAYGKTSTYAPCPYTPTQLRHAYGAGTTPGSTGRGSTIAVVDAYGSPAMPADADRYTRITGDHAFRPHQYRQHVTPADWHVSDACAPPGTWAGEQALDVDLAHGLAPDANILYVGADSCLDNDLMDAESYVIDGRRADGISNSWAEIVHSDPGHLTPALIDAWNLLFEQAAAEGIGVYFAAGDCGDSSPGAARTGVNCDPKTTRAQADFPSGSPWVTSVGGTTLALDRHGDYAWETSMGDELSILTDNGTAWGPVPGVFTFGGGGGVSDFPQPWYQRGRTSGDTRHRTTPDVALEGDGALPVLIGLTDSGAFHLTGFGGTSAAAPAFAAIQADAQQASGHRLGFANPLLYALARAHLFHDITDQPAKAGAQPLTVVRDEGPDTDTSTGEQRYLLYTLGRDFGLHARPGYDDATGLGSPTHDYLRWFQRTKGTLK; encoded by the coding sequence ATGGCCTACGGCAAGACCTCCACGTACGCGCCCTGCCCCTACACTCCCACCCAGCTCCGCCACGCCTATGGTGCCGGTACCACCCCCGGCTCCACCGGGCGCGGCTCCACCATCGCCGTCGTGGACGCCTACGGATCCCCGGCCATGCCCGCCGACGCCGACCGCTACACGAGGATCACCGGCGACCACGCCTTCAGACCACACCAGTACCGCCAACACGTGACGCCCGCGGACTGGCACGTCAGCGACGCGTGCGCGCCCCCGGGCACCTGGGCCGGCGAACAGGCTCTCGACGTCGACCTCGCCCACGGCCTCGCCCCCGACGCGAACATCCTCTATGTCGGCGCCGACTCATGCCTCGACAACGACCTGATGGACGCCGAGTCGTACGTCATCGACGGCCGCCGGGCCGACGGCATCTCCAACTCGTGGGCAGAGATCGTCCACTCCGACCCCGGACACCTCACGCCCGCCCTCATCGACGCGTGGAACCTGCTGTTCGAGCAGGCCGCCGCTGAAGGGATCGGCGTCTACTTCGCTGCCGGCGACTGCGGCGACTCCTCGCCCGGCGCGGCCCGAACCGGCGTCAACTGCGACCCGAAGACCACCCGAGCCCAGGCCGACTTCCCCAGCGGTTCCCCGTGGGTCACCTCGGTGGGCGGCACCACCCTCGCCCTCGACCGCCACGGCGACTACGCCTGGGAGACCAGCATGGGCGACGAACTGTCCATTCTCACCGACAACGGCACGGCCTGGGGACCTGTCCCCGGCGTCTTCACCTTCGGAGGCGGAGGTGGCGTGAGCGACTTCCCGCAACCCTGGTACCAGCGCGGTCGCACTTCCGGCGACACCAGACACCGCACGACACCGGATGTGGCGCTGGAAGGCGACGGGGCGCTGCCGGTCCTCATCGGGCTGACCGACTCCGGCGCCTTCCACCTCACCGGATTCGGCGGCACATCGGCGGCCGCCCCTGCCTTCGCGGCGATCCAGGCCGACGCGCAGCAGGCCTCCGGACACCGGCTCGGCTTCGCCAACCCACTCCTGTACGCCCTTGCCCGCGCCCACCTTTTCCACGACATCACCGACCAGCCCGCGAAAGCCGGAGCACAACCTCTCACCGTGGTGCGCGACGAAGGCCCCGACACCGACACTTCCACCGGTGAACAGCGCTACCTCCTCTACACGCTCGGCCGCGACTTCGGACTCCACGCCCGCCCCGGCTACGACGACGCCACCGGACTCGGTTCCCCCACCCACGACTACCTGCGCTGGTTCCAGCGCACCAAGGGAACCTTGAAGTGA
- a CDS encoding M23 family metallopeptidase — translation MREETGNPTGPGRSGRPAADILYRFLTVEGVHRESLAPRVVAAVGRERLDEIMDGTRERVGEITGVRDSPDGLVIEGTKGRALAFATTGDGHVLDGLLIAPGAYRAPRVRISHGARAALAWAVWALLLAARIDACWQAPSRIAWCGRLLIVAAGYLLLEGWRTPARLPWWIRRPVEAGALVGLASACRLPGLPLAGGGEGELVVGVVLIAVFGGFLLRARRHRWGTAVSRPLTFPLQGGNWYVAQGGGPGLNHHAPFPEQRGALDVIQVGPGGARARDGGTRAGNESYLVYGQILHAPCDGTVISAAGHVDDQEPGIIRYQPPYGNHVFIDTGAEVVKLAHLRRGTVTVAAGDPVRAGQVLGEVGNSGNTTEPHLHIHAERDGLGLDLEFTGITGPLCRGRTVRT, via the coding sequence ATGCGTGAGGAGACGGGGAATCCGACAGGCCCCGGCCGATCGGGGCGGCCGGCGGCGGACATCCTGTACAGGTTCCTCACCGTCGAGGGCGTCCACCGGGAGTCTCTCGCGCCGCGCGTGGTCGCGGCCGTGGGGCGTGAGCGGCTCGACGAGATCATGGACGGTACCCGCGAACGGGTCGGCGAGATCACCGGCGTACGGGACAGCCCCGACGGGCTGGTGATCGAGGGCACCAAGGGGCGCGCCCTCGCCTTCGCCACCACCGGCGACGGTCATGTGCTCGACGGGCTCCTGATCGCCCCGGGTGCGTACCGCGCACCGCGCGTGCGCATCTCCCACGGAGCGCGCGCCGCCCTGGCGTGGGCCGTGTGGGCGCTGCTCCTGGCCGCGCGTATCGACGCGTGCTGGCAGGCCCCCTCCCGCATCGCCTGGTGCGGCCGTCTGCTCATCGTGGCGGCCGGGTACCTCCTCCTGGAGGGCTGGCGCACTCCGGCCCGGCTGCCGTGGTGGATACGCCGGCCCGTGGAGGCCGGGGCGCTGGTGGGTCTCGCCTCCGCCTGCCGGCTGCCGGGGCTGCCCCTGGCGGGTGGCGGTGAGGGTGAACTGGTCGTGGGCGTCGTCCTGATCGCCGTCTTCGGGGGTTTCCTGCTCCGGGCGCGGCGTCATCGCTGGGGGACGGCCGTGTCGCGTCCCCTCACCTTCCCTCTGCAGGGCGGGAATTGGTACGTGGCACAAGGCGGGGGGCCCGGCCTGAACCATCACGCGCCCTTCCCCGAGCAGCGCGGCGCTCTGGACGTGATCCAGGTCGGCCCCGGCGGTGCGCGGGCACGCGACGGAGGCACGCGCGCGGGGAACGAGAGCTATCTCGTGTACGGGCAGATCCTGCACGCACCGTGCGACGGCACGGTGATCTCCGCCGCGGGTCACGTCGACGACCAGGAACCCGGCATCATCCGCTACCAACCCCCGTACGGCAACCATGTGTTCATCGACACGGGTGCCGAGGTCGTCAAGCTCGCCCACCTGCGCCGCGGCACCGTGACGGTGGCGGCGGGCGACCCCGTGCGCGCCGGGCAGGTGCTCGGCGAGGTCGGCAACTCCGGCAACACCACGGAGCCCCACCTGCACATCCACGCCGAACGCGACGGCCTCGGACTCGACTTGGAGTTCACGGGGATCACGGGGCCACTGTGCCGGGGCCGGACCGTCCGCACGTGA
- a CDS encoding DUF5819 family protein: protein MRVFARSRASEGVPRTAGGTLPLNVRISALIALAAVAVYCLCCLVYNAPASPAKDRIKKSATAFMEPYFWQDWQLFGPTPGSNNDLIYLQVRMKPSASDEAVESSPVEIEQAIDGSPHDSPLNPTKLPGVLLAFDAAANRYAGVATKFKKLAPDRRDAARKLLDKQFEPDFEEMRRFFSVQAKALYPDAQIIAVRATFKNRRIIPFSERYEVPEPKEHEQGILATSWMDYVPGVAE, encoded by the coding sequence ATGAGAGTTTTCGCGCGCTCGCGCGCATCTGAGGGCGTGCCCCGGACGGCGGGCGGGACGCTACCCCTGAACGTACGGATCAGTGCGCTGATCGCGCTCGCGGCCGTGGCCGTCTACTGCTTGTGCTGCCTGGTGTACAACGCCCCCGCCTCCCCGGCGAAAGACCGCATCAAGAAATCCGCCACGGCCTTCATGGAACCGTACTTCTGGCAGGACTGGCAGCTCTTCGGCCCCACCCCCGGCAGCAACAACGACCTCATATATCTGCAGGTCCGGATGAAACCCTCCGCATCCGACGAGGCCGTTGAGTCGAGCCCTGTCGAAATCGAACAGGCCATTGACGGATCGCCGCACGATTCCCCGCTGAACCCGACGAAACTTCCCGGCGTACTCCTCGCCTTCGATGCGGCGGCCAATCGGTACGCGGGTGTCGCGACCAAATTCAAGAAACTTGCGCCAGACAGACGTGATGCCGCCCGTAAACTCCTCGACAAGCAATTTGAGCCAGATTTCGAGGAGATGCGGCGCTTCTTCTCTGTGCAGGCGAAGGCACTGTACCCGGACGCGCAGATCATCGCCGTACGGGCGACCTTCAAGAATCGCCGCATCATCCCTTTCTCGGAGCGGTACGAAGTACCCGAGCCGAAAGAGCATGAGCAGGGAATTCTGGCGACATCGTGGATGGACTACGTTCCGGGGGTTGCCGAATGA
- a CDS encoding AraC family transcriptional regulator — translation MRTGREETRWTRATLGRDGHPLDLLTARFEDHRYAPHAHEEYTVGVCVGGAEFIDYRGTRIHTGPGSIVVLAPGEAHTGGPAVPDGYAYRALYPHPALLAEGTRTAPHFRDPLIDDPELAAALRAAHTDLSACPDPLEAESRIPWLLTALACRHSSARPARDTIPGAGTLARTVRDRLADELLTPPSLADLAADLGLSRYQLLRAFRTTMGMPPYAWLAQHRVNRARGLLERGLRPAEVASLVGFADQAHLTRWFRRVLGVTPAAYRASVWS, via the coding sequence ATGCGCACTGGACGTGAAGAGACCCGCTGGACCCGAGCCACCCTCGGCCGGGACGGCCACCCCCTCGACCTCCTCACCGCCCGCTTCGAGGACCACCGCTACGCCCCGCACGCCCACGAGGAGTACACGGTCGGCGTCTGTGTGGGCGGCGCCGAGTTCATCGACTACCGGGGCACCCGTATCCACACCGGTCCGGGTTCGATCGTCGTCCTCGCCCCCGGCGAGGCCCACACCGGCGGCCCCGCGGTCCCCGACGGCTACGCCTACCGCGCCCTCTACCCGCACCCCGCCCTCCTCGCCGAAGGCACCCGCACCGCCCCGCACTTCCGCGACCCCCTCATCGACGACCCGGAACTGGCCGCCGCCCTGCGCGCCGCGCACACCGACCTGAGTGCCTGCCCCGACCCGCTGGAGGCCGAGTCCCGCATCCCCTGGCTGCTCACGGCGCTGGCCTGCCGCCACTCGTCGGCCCGCCCCGCCCGCGACACGATCCCCGGCGCGGGCACCCTCGCCCGCACGGTCCGCGACCGCCTCGCCGACGAACTCCTCACCCCGCCCTCCCTCGCGGACCTCGCCGCCGACCTGGGCCTGTCCCGCTACCAACTGCTGCGCGCCTTCCGTACGACGATGGGCATGCCCCCGTACGCCTGGCTGGCGCAGCACCGGGTGAACCGGGCCCGCGGCCTGCTGGAGCGCGGTCTGCGCCCGGCCGAGGTCGCCTCCCTCGTGGGCTTCGCGGACCAGGCGCATCTGACGCGCTGGTTCCGCAGGGTGCTGGGGGTGACCCCGGCGGCGTACCGCGCGAGCGTGTGGTCGTAG
- the yaaA gene encoding peroxide stress protein YaaA codes for MLVLLPPSEGKAPSGRGTALKLESLSLPGLTEARRAVLDELAELCAGDEEKAREVLGLSEGLRGEIAKNTELRTTGARPAGEIYTGVLYDSLDLASLDTAAKRRASRSLLVFSGLWGAVRVTDRIPSYRCSMGVRLPGLGALGAHWRAPMATALPEAAGDGLVLDLRSSAYTAAWKPKGEVAGRTATVRVLHSQWVDGVEKRSVVSHFNKATKGRIVRSLLSAGAAPKDPAQLLEALRDLGYVVEAKAPAGAGRPWALDVVVTEIH; via the coding sequence GTGCTCGTGCTGCTGCCGCCCTCCGAGGGGAAGGCCCCTTCGGGCCGTGGAACCGCTCTGAAGCTGGAGTCACTGTCCCTGCCCGGCCTCACCGAGGCGCGTCGGGCGGTCCTCGACGAGCTGGCCGAGCTGTGCGCCGGGGACGAGGAGAAGGCCCGCGAGGTGCTCGGGCTGAGCGAGGGGCTGCGCGGGGAGATCGCCAAGAACACGGAGCTGCGCACCACCGGCGCGCGGCCGGCCGGGGAGATCTACACGGGGGTCCTGTACGACTCGCTGGACCTCGCCTCGCTGGACACGGCCGCCAAGCGGCGCGCGAGCCGTTCGCTGCTGGTGTTCTCGGGGCTGTGGGGCGCGGTCCGGGTGACGGACCGGATCCCGTCGTACCGCTGCTCGATGGGCGTGAGGCTGCCCGGTCTCGGGGCGCTGGGCGCGCACTGGCGGGCTCCGATGGCCACCGCGCTGCCGGAGGCGGCCGGGGACGGACTGGTGCTCGATCTGCGGTCCTCGGCGTACACGGCCGCGTGGAAGCCGAAGGGCGAGGTCGCCGGGCGGACGGCGACGGTGCGGGTGCTGCACTCGCAGTGGGTGGACGGTGTCGAGAAGCGGTCGGTGGTCAGCCACTTCAACAAGGCGACGAAGGGCCGGATCGTACGGAGTCTGCTGAGCGCGGGTGCGGCGCCCAAGGACCCGGCCCAGCTGCTGGAGGCGCTGCGGGATCTCGGGTACGTGGTGGAGGCGAAGGCGCCGGCCGGCGCGGGCCGGCCGTGGGCGCTCGACGTGGTGGTGACCGAGATCCACTAG
- the eda gene encoding bifunctional 4-hydroxy-2-oxoglutarate aldolase/2-dehydro-3-deoxy-phosphogluconate aldolase, with amino-acid sequence MTSSLPSPSPAPAPGPASGSVLDLAPVMPVVVVTDAADAVPLARALVAGGLPAIEVTLRTPAALDAIRAIAAEVPDAVVGAGTVITPAQVADTVAAGARFLVSPGWTDGLLDAMKASGVPFLPGVSTASEVVALLERGVREMKFFPAQAAGGTAYLRSLAGPLPQARFCPTGGIAPDCAAEYLALPNVGCVGGTWMLPGDAIAAKDWGRIESLARDAATQYAQYAR; translated from the coding sequence ATGACCTCGTCGCTGCCCTCGCCTTCGCCTGCCCCCGCACCCGGTCCCGCGTCCGGCTCCGTGCTGGACCTCGCGCCCGTCATGCCCGTCGTCGTGGTCACGGACGCCGCCGACGCGGTGCCGCTGGCGCGGGCGCTGGTCGCGGGCGGACTGCCCGCCATCGAGGTGACGCTGCGGACCCCGGCGGCGCTCGACGCCATCCGGGCGATCGCCGCCGAGGTGCCGGACGCGGTGGTCGGCGCCGGCACCGTCATCACGCCCGCCCAGGTGGCGGACACGGTGGCCGCCGGAGCGCGCTTCCTCGTCAGTCCGGGCTGGACGGACGGGCTGCTCGACGCCATGAAGGCCTCCGGGGTGCCGTTCCTGCCGGGGGTGTCCACGGCCTCGGAGGTCGTGGCGCTGCTGGAGAGGGGGGTGCGGGAGATGAAGTTCTTCCCCGCGCAGGCGGCGGGCGGGACGGCGTATCTCAGGTCACTGGCCGGACCGCTGCCGCAGGCGCGGTTCTGCCCGACCGGCGGCATCGCGCCGGACTGCGCCGCGGAGTACCTCGCGCTGCCCAACGTCGGGTGCGTGGGCGGCACCTGGATGCTTCCCGGTGACGCGATCGCGGCGAAGGACTGGGGCCGGATCGAGTCGCTGGCCAGGGACGCGGCGACGCAGTACGCCCAGTACGCCCGTTGA
- a CDS encoding bifunctional RNase H/acid phosphatase has product MREFIVEADGGSRGNPGPAGYGSVVIDAVTGETLREAAEYIGFATNNVAEYRGLVAGLKAARELDPTATVRVRMDSKLVVEQMSGRWKIKHPDMKPLAAEAARILPPEQVGYEWIPREQNKHADRLANEAMDAGKRGEQWSPSRSTAELDARSATPEPSGPPGDAAAGAAKARAALKAPVSHAPRKGRGELRDQPPRSGSTTAPVAPPSPGGGEAAKSENDERAAQNVRAAQNVRAAQHDVRAARNVATPAPTVGWGAAPDMGAPATFVLLRHGETPLTPQKRFSGSGGTDPSLSDVGREQAERAAAALAARGTIQAIVASPLTRTRQTAEAVAARLGLDVAIEDGLRETDFGAWEGLTFAEVRERHPDDLNAWLASPKAEPTGGGESFEATARRVAATRDRLVASYAGRTVLLVTHVTPIKTFVRLAIGAPSESLFRMELSAASLSAVAYYADGNASLRLFNDTSHLR; this is encoded by the coding sequence GTGCGGGAGTTCATCGTCGAGGCCGACGGCGGTTCCCGGGGCAACCCGGGCCCCGCGGGGTACGGGTCCGTGGTCATCGACGCGGTCACGGGGGAGACGCTGAGGGAGGCCGCCGAGTACATCGGCTTCGCCACCAACAACGTCGCCGAGTACCGGGGCCTGGTGGCCGGGCTGAAGGCGGCCCGCGAGCTGGACCCGACCGCCACGGTCCGGGTCCGGATGGACTCCAAACTCGTCGTCGAGCAGATGTCCGGCCGCTGGAAGATCAAGCACCCGGACATGAAGCCGCTGGCCGCCGAGGCGGCCCGGATCCTGCCGCCCGAGCAGGTCGGCTACGAGTGGATCCCGCGCGAACAGAACAAGCACGCCGACCGCCTGGCCAACGAGGCCATGGACGCGGGGAAGCGGGGCGAGCAGTGGTCGCCGTCGCGGTCGACGGCGGAGCTGGACGCGAGGTCCGCGACGCCTGAGCCGTCGGGGCCGCCCGGCGACGCGGCAGCGGGCGCGGCGAAGGCCCGAGCGGCCTTGAAAGCACCGGTCTCGCACGCGCCCCGCAAGGGGCGCGGGGAACTGCGCGACCAGCCCCCACGGTCCGGCAGCACGACGGCTCCCGTCGCACCCCCGTCACCGGGCGGCGGCGAAGCCGCGAAGTCCGAGAACGACGAACGGGCCGCACAGAACGTACGGGCCGCACAGAACGTACGGGCCGCGCAGCACGACGTACGGGCCGCGCGGAACGTGGCCACCCCCGCCCCGACCGTCGGATGGGGCGCGGCCCCCGACATGGGCGCACCCGCCACCTTCGTCCTGCTGCGGCACGGCGAGACCCCGCTGACCCCGCAGAAGCGGTTCTCCGGCAGCGGTGGCACCGACCCCTCACTGTCGGACGTCGGCCGGGAGCAGGCCGAGCGGGCCGCCGCGGCGCTGGCCGCGCGCGGCACGATCCAGGCGATCGTGGCCTCCCCGCTCACCCGGACCCGCCAGACCGCGGAAGCCGTCGCCGCGCGTCTCGGGCTCGACGTGGCCATCGAGGACGGCCTGCGCGAGACGGACTTCGGCGCCTGGGAGGGCCTGACCTTCGCCGAGGTCCGGGAGCGCCACCCCGACGATCTGAACGCCTGGCTCGCCTCGCCGAAGGCCGAACCCACCGGCGGCGGCGAGAGCTTCGAGGCGACCGCCCGCCGCGTCGCCGCCACCCGCGACAGACTGGTCGCCTCCTACGCGGGCCGCACGGTCCTGCTCGTCACCCACGTCACCCCGATCAAGACGTTCGTGCGGCTCGCGATCGGCGCCCCGTCGGAGTCGCTGTTCCGCATGGAGCTGTCCGCGGCCTCGCTGTCCGCGGTGGCGTACTACGCGGACGGCAACGCCAGCCTGCGCCTCTTCAACGACACCTCCCACCTCCGCTGA
- a CDS encoding zinc ribbon domain-containing protein has protein sequence MNAAPADQIRLLDVQTLDARLQQLAHKRRSLPEHAEIESLNKDLTQLRDLLVAAQTEESDCAREQTKAEQDVDQVRQRATRDQQRLDSGAVTSPKDLENLQREITSLAKRQGDLEDVVLEVMERRESAQERVAELTERVSSVQSRIDDATGRRDAAFESLDGETATVTKERGVVAGSVPADLLKLYDKLRDQQGGVGAARLYQRRCEGCRLELNITEVNDVKAASPDTVLRCENCRRILVRTSESGL, from the coding sequence CTGAACGCCGCGCCCGCCGACCAGATCCGACTCCTCGACGTCCAGACCCTCGACGCACGCCTGCAGCAGCTCGCGCACAAGCGGAGGTCGCTGCCCGAGCACGCCGAGATCGAGTCGCTGAACAAGGACCTCACGCAGCTGCGCGACCTGCTCGTCGCCGCGCAGACCGAGGAGAGCGACTGCGCCCGCGAGCAGACCAAGGCGGAGCAGGACGTCGACCAGGTGCGCCAGCGCGCCACCCGTGACCAGCAGCGCCTGGACTCGGGAGCCGTGACCTCCCCCAAGGACCTGGAGAACCTGCAGCGCGAGATCACCTCCCTCGCCAAGCGGCAGGGCGACCTGGAGGACGTCGTCCTGGAGGTCATGGAGCGCCGCGAGTCCGCGCAGGAGCGGGTCGCCGAACTGACCGAGCGGGTCTCCTCCGTCCAGTCGAGGATCGACGACGCCACCGGACGACGGGACGCGGCCTTCGAGTCCCTCGACGGTGAGACGGCCACGGTGACGAAGGAGCGCGGCGTCGTCGCGGGTTCGGTCCCGGCCGATCTCCTCAAGCTCTACGACAAGCTGCGCGACCAGCAGGGCGGCGTCGGTGCGGCCCGGCTCTACCAGCGCCGCTGCGAGGGCTGCCGCCTGGAGCTCAACATCACCGAGGTCAACGACGTCAAGGCGGCCTCCCCGGACACCGTGCTGCGCTGCGAGAACTGCCGCCGGATCCTGGTGCGCACGTCCGAGTCCGGCCTGTAG
- a CDS encoding Nif3-like dinuclear metal center hexameric protein — protein sequence MPRLSEVIAALDALWPPERAEGWDAVGTVCGDPDQGVTRVLFAVDPVQDVVDEAVKLGADLLVTHHPLYLRGTTTVAAGTFKGRVVHTLIKNDIALHVAHTNADRADPGVSDALAGALDLRVVRPLVPDPTDPEGRRGLGRVCELDHPVTVSEFAARVAGRLPATAQGIRVAGDPDALVRTVAVSGGSGDSLFDDVRAAGVDAFLTADLRHHPASEFTAVRAPSPLALLDAAHWATEWPWCELAATQLDEISDRHGWDLRVHVSKTVTDPWTAHAASNTDTSGAPN from the coding sequence GTGCCCCGTCTGTCTGAAGTCATCGCCGCGCTCGACGCCCTCTGGCCGCCCGAGAGGGCCGAGGGATGGGACGCGGTCGGCACCGTCTGCGGCGACCCCGACCAGGGGGTGACGCGGGTCCTGTTCGCGGTCGACCCGGTCCAGGACGTCGTCGACGAGGCGGTGAAGCTGGGCGCCGACCTGCTGGTCACCCACCACCCGCTCTATCTGCGCGGGACGACGACGGTCGCGGCCGGCACCTTCAAGGGCCGGGTCGTGCACACCCTCATCAAGAACGACATCGCGCTGCACGTCGCGCACACCAACGCCGACCGGGCCGACCCCGGTGTCTCGGACGCCCTGGCCGGCGCGCTCGACCTCCGTGTCGTACGCCCCCTCGTGCCGGACCCGACCGACCCCGAAGGGCGCCGTGGCCTGGGCCGCGTCTGTGAACTGGACCACCCGGTGACCGTCAGCGAGTTCGCCGCGCGGGTCGCCGGGCGGCTGCCGGCCACCGCGCAGGGCATCCGGGTCGCGGGCGACCCCGACGCGCTCGTACGGACCGTCGCGGTCAGCGGCGGCTCCGGCGACAGCCTTTTCGACGACGTGCGGGCCGCGGGTGTCGACGCCTTCCTCACCGCGGACCTCCGCCACCACCCGGCGTCGGAGTTCACGGCGGTCCGCGCCCCCAGTCCTCTCGCGCTGCTCGACGCGGCGCACTGGGCCACCGAGTGGCCCTGGTGCGAGCTGGCCGCCACCCAGCTCGACGAGATCTCCGACCGTCACGGATGGGACCTGCGGGTCCACGTCTCGAAGACGGTCACCGACCCCTGGACCGCCCACGCGGCCTCGAACACCGACACATCTGGAGCCCCCAACTGA